TTCAATGCCAGCTATACCCTCGCCAAAAACCTCGCCAACAATCAGGGTGACACTCCTACCGGATTTGCGGGGGAAGTAAACTACGGTCTCCCCATAACGGATCGCTTCAATCCTGGACGAAATTATGGCAACGTGGAAGGCACCCGACGCCATCGCGCCCTCTTTACGGGCGCTTACCAACTTCCCTTCGGTCCCGGACGAAGCCATATTACAAACGGATGGATGAGTCAGGTTATCGGTGGATGGGAAGTCAATACGGTCACGCTTCTGGAGACAGGACCTTGGCTTACTCCCAGCATCAGTTCAAGCAGCGATCAGTCCAACACAAACGTTACGAATCGTGGAGCGACATTGCGACCGGATGTTGTCTCAAAGAACTTCTACCAAGGACAATCTCGTTCACACTTTTTCGATGCATCAGCCTTTTCTGCAACACCTGTCGGAGCGGGACGATTCGGTAACGCGGGTGTAGGCATCTTGCAGGGTCCAGGGACTGCTGCTGTCAGCCTCGGTATGGCAAAGGTCTTCGATCTCCATGAACGTGCCAAACTGAGGTTCGAGTCGAGCTTCACGAATGTACTCAACCACACGAACTTCGCTCCTCCTGCTACACAGATCGACAACCCTGCCACGTTTGGTGTGCTGAGCGCTCCTCAAACAGCCGAGAATGCCGGGAACAGAACCGGACAAGTAGCACTGCGCATCGATTTCTAAACTAAGCCGGAACAATGAAGGCGGGGCCAAAAGCCCCGCTCTTTCATTGACAGTGTAGAGCCATAAACGGAACCCAATAGATAGGATGATCGGCTTTCACCGAACAGCCTCTCTTTTCGTCTGCTGCTGAGGTATCCCGGAGGAAAGAGCCTTTTGTGCAGCGTCGATCTTTAGCGCCCATGCCGGATGCTCGAAAGTAATCTGTCGCGCGTAGATTAGGGATTCCTTCGTATTCAAAGCGATAAGCTGATCGACGTATTGCTGCAGTGAGAGTTTGCTCCAAGGCGATACTGTACGCTGATCCGGTGTGGAGAAATACCACTTACCGAATCGTGTCCACGGATCGTCCCTTTGTGACGCAAGCAAATCGTCGCGCATTTTTTCTATCTTGGAAAGATCGGGTGTGGCGGACTGAGAAAAGCGCGAACGGCTGGCTGTAAACTCAGCTAAATCGGCAAGCCACACCGGCGCGGGATCGCTCGGAGGCATGTCTAGAATTTCGGCCGTATTGCCGTCGGTGACCAGCAACGAGGAATCCGTGGGGCTAAACTCGGCTCCATTCTTATTGCTGTTGTAGTGAATGGGTAACATTGTGGCTTCCCCCGTTACGGCACTCCATATCCGCATCGACTGGTCTCGTCCACGAGTAAAAACGAGCGACGCATCACCACTGAAGCCGCCGTCTATAAGCGGCGCATTGTGTTGTAGTAAAGGTGTAAGAGCGCTGCCCGTGCGCGCATCCCACACGCGAGCTGTGTGATCGTGCGAGATGGTCAAAATATGTGTGGCATCCGGGCTGAACTCTGCGTCGCTAATGGGACCAGTCTGCGTGAAGTCTCTTCCCTGCTGCGCACCAGTATTGGCATCCCAGATCTTCGCAGTGTGATCTCCCGAACTGGTCAGCACAAACCGACTGTCGGGGCTAAATGTCGCGCTGAAGATTGCATTACCATGCACCATACGATGCAGGCGTTTGCCGGTCATTGGATCCAGAAGCTCGGCAAAGTCATCATCCGTTCCAATCAGCGCGTGCTTTCCGTCATTGCTCAAAGCAACAACATTTACGTCGTCGTGATATGTGAGCTTCGGCGAGAGAACTTCGCCAGTCACAGCATCCAACAGATAGACTTCTCCCCCCGCGCTGCCTAACACTCGCTTGCCATCCGGGCTGAGCGCAATATGTGAGAGAGGCTTCACCGTGTGGAATGGAAGATGCAGGGGCTGACCGCTGCTTGCACCCCATAGATGAACCGTCCCATCGTTCAAGCTGGCAACAACACGATGCCCGTCGGCACTCCACGCAACGGCAACGACCTCATTATCGTGATGCATCAGCCCAGCCGTTTGCTCGCCTGTATGCGCATCCCAGACGCTCAACGTATTGTCATCAAGTACGGTCAGGATCCGAGCGCCATCTGCGCTGAATTTGGCTCCAATGAAGTTCGCAGTGACACAACACAGTCTGATGTGGATGTTCTGACGTTGCTCGGCGATGAGTTGAAACGCGAGGGATGCCGCGGGATTACCCTCACGCTGCGCACGAAGACTTGCCGCAGCCTCCCTAAGTGCCTCGTGTTTGATTCCATCTGTTGCAAACCTAAGGGCCAGCAGATAATGGATGTATGCGGCCTGTGACTGACCTGGGCCGTCGGCGGAAGAGGCCGCTTTAGCCGCAGTCGAAGTGAGGGGCATGAAGGTGCCTCTCGCATGTTCTTGAGGCATCGCTTGAGACACGGCAACCCCGAAGGCAATGAGGCATGCGGTCGCGATGAGAGTACGGCGGTGTGGTCTCTCGTGGGAGGCTGACAGAAAGTTTTTTTTCATGAATGTCCTTGAATCTTCTTATAGACGGCTTAGCTTGAGTGGCGCTATGCGCGCACCCTTCAAGGTGATGCATGACCTCGAAGAAAATGCAGAGAACGTCCGCAAGCATCGCGGGCGTTCTCTGCAGAAGCTATCGGCTGGAGCAGCGCTCCAGCCAGAGGTTAGCGATAGAGTTCAAGTGCGGAGATCTTCGGCTGATCCGCAATCGCCCCCGAAAGGGTGACTGTAATGTTGCCGTTCGGATCCGGTTGAACGGTGAACTCCTCCACTATGGCAGTCCCCGGAGCTCCGGCGGCTGCGATGATATCGAAGTTCGGCAAGACTGTATCGCCGTTCACGATGACATTGAAGACGCGTTGACCGGGCTGCTTCCAGTAAAACTCGTTGAAATGAAGGCGCAGCTTATAGTTCGTTCCAACAAGGAGGTTCGGAAGCGTGTAGGTAATAGTTCCTCCAGCCCGCTCCTGTTGATAGACCTGTTCCGGAGCAGGATTGACCACTGCGGACAGATCCGGGTTACCGGCACCAGTGGCAGTTCCGCCGCCAGCGAAAAATGCGTCCGCCTGAAAAGGTACGATCGGCGTGACACTTCCAGCGGCAATTCGGTAAACAGGCGCACCAGTCAGGGACGATCCAGGGGTGGCGCTTACTTCACTCGAAGCAAACGATGCTACCGTGGCGTTGGCGTTTTGAACCGTATAAAAGAACGGCTGTCCGTTTGGCAGATTCGCGTCGATAAACGATGTGCCAGTAAGTCCGGAAGCGATCGGAGTCGTTGCCTCCGATCCCGCTGCATTGCCCCGGAAGACACTGTACGTTCCGCTCGCAGCTGAAGCCCAGGTAAGTGCAACCCGACCGACACCAGCCGCGGCATGCAGAGACGTCGGCGCATTCGGTCGTGGCATCATGCTTCCATCGCCGATGACCTCAATGCCGCTCACCAGTGCATTGTCTTTTACAGTCTGATACTGCACCGTAATCTGGCCGTTCTGTGCTGTCGCGGGCAGGTCCAGGGTCGTCGCAATATCCTTGCCACCGGCCGTTGCAAAGATATCGTAATTAGACTGCGCAACCTGGTCGTTGATGAGGATATTGAAGAGACGTGCGCCTGGTGCGTTCCAGTACGTCTCTGCAAAGTGTGAGCGGATGATGTAGGGACTGCCGGTTTTCAGTCCAGTGAATGTGTACGTTGAGGTACCAAAGCGGTTGCTCTGGTAGACAGCGGCGGGGGCTGCATTTTTCACCCCCGTCGTCGTGATGGTGTCATTGGTCTGGGAAGTGTTTCCTCCCGAGAAGGAGCTATCTGCGAAAAAAACACCCGCTGAGACTGCGCTGCCCGAATCAACTTGATAGACCAGCGAAGTCGAGGGAGCCTGCGTCGCAGTGTTGAGCAATTCCAGACCACTGACCAGTGCGTTGTCTTTCACAGTTTGGAAGGTAATCGCGACCTGACCATTCTGCGCTGTTACGGGATAATCAACAGAGATAGCAACATCTTTACCGCCTGCTGCCGCGACAATGTCGAAGTTGGATTGGACAGTCTGCCCGTTCACAAGGATGTCGAACAAACGTGAACCTGGATCGGTCCAGAACGTCTCCGCGAAGTGAAGCCGCAGAATGTAAGACGTACCCGAAGTGAGATTCGGAATGGTATAGGTGAAAGTGCCGAACCGGTTGGTTTGGTAAACCTCCATGGGTGCAAGGTTTTGCCCCCTTGAAGTATCGATTGGCACTCCAACGTTCCCCGTTGTGTTGCCACCGCTGACGAACTCGTCCGCAACAAAGGTACCCACGGCTGTCGTGCTGCCAGAATCAATCTGTATAACCGCGCTAACGGCTGTCTGGTTGTTACCTGGCAGAACTGCCTGTGCCTCATTTGAGAAAGAGGATGGTCCTGCGCCGTTCACAGCCTCCACTTTGTAGAAGTAGGTCGTACCGGGGATCACGTTGTTATCCGTGAATTGAGTACCGGTCAGGTTCTGCATCAGTTGGAATTCATTGCCCGAAGAAGTGCCTCGGAACAAGGTATAGGAGATAGCGTTGTTGCTTGGACTCCAGCTCAGACCGACGCTTGATGTACCCACGGTTGCGGTGAGGTTCGCGGGCGCTGCAGGGGGAGTTTGGCCGCCCGGAGTCTGACCCAAAAGCAGGCTCACGTCAGCACTGTTAAGCAAACCGTCACCATTGATATCGAACGCGGCGTTGGTCGGCAGAACTGAAGCGTTAGTGATGCTGGCATTTTCCAATGAAACGTCATTGTTGTCGACGACACCATCACCATTCACGTCACCCGCAAGCACCTGGAACGTAATGTCTGCGGTTCCCGGAACAACAGATTTTTGATCGGCCGCCAAAATTCCCGACAGATGCAGATTCAATTGCTGGCTATTGGCAACGCCGGTCAACGGAATTGAAACACTCGTCTGGGTGGAATCATAAATGGGTGTGCCTACGACTCCTTGAGCCTGTGCGCCACCATTCTTCTGTGTCAGTGTGGGGGAAATTCCTGTCACTGCCTTCGCAAAGTGCGCAACCACGGTGTAACTTCCTGCGGTTTTGCTGATGCGAGCCTCGCTCACAGGGGCCTTGATCGGAAACAAGGTTGTACCAAGTTGATCGGTAGTGTCCGGCGAAGGCATAGAACTGGCATCCAGCAGTGTTACTGGAAGCAGGTCTGCGATCTCCGACGCGGAGAGTGCGCGGTTATATAGCCTCGTTTCGTCGATCACACCCTGGAAGCCAAACTGTACGTGATCGCTTCCTGAAGGCAGATCTTCTTCGCCCCACTCCAGCGCTCCTGGTCCATTCGCATCCTGTGCCACACCGTTGGCCACGGCTTGGCCGTTCACGTAGAGCGTACGCGTATTGGCCGTTCCGTCCTGCACCATAGCTACATGCGCCCATACCCCCTTTGTCGCTGCTACAGTGCCAGCAACATCGCCTGCTGGTCCGCGCATCACAAATTGGTTATTTCCATTGAAAAGTAAGCCGTATACGTTGCCATTGTTTGCCGATTTAAGAACGATCGGCTGCTCCACTCCGGTGATAGCGTCCAATCGAACCCAGGTCGCTAACGTGAAGCTCTGGGATGCGGTGAAATCCAGATCAGAGCTGTCCGGAACCGTGATGTTGTCAGCAATCGTGGTGCCATGGAAGGCCACGCCATCGTTGATGTAGCCGTCTGAGGTAAACAACGACTCTCCTCCGTTAGGCAGAGAACCGCTATGGCCGTTACCACTTGCATCGCTAACGGTGTTCCCCGTGCCATCTTCCATGGGCCAGAATCCCACCAGACCGGGCTGCGTGTAACTTGGAAACGTTGTGGCCGAAGCAGTATTACTCGGAGAGGAGTCCGCGCTATTGAACGCTGACACCTGGTAGAAGTATTGCGTGTTCGGCGAGAGGGTCGAGTCGGCAAATGTTGTGCCCTGAGCAGATACGTTCAACACCGTAAATGGTCCATTGGCACTGGTCGCGCGCGACACATGGAAACCCGCCAACGAGGGATCGTTGGCGGCATTGTTCGTCCAACTCAGGTTGATTGCTGTAGAAGATACAGCCGTTGCGGAGAGGGCAGTCGGCGCTGCAGGTGG
This genomic stretch from Terriglobus saanensis SP1PR4 harbors:
- a CDS encoding WD40 repeat domain-containing protein, which gives rise to MPLTSTAAKAASSADGPGQSQAAYIHYLLALRFATDGIKHEALREAAASLRAQREGNPAASLAFQLIAEQRQNIHIRLCCVTANFIGAKFSADGARILTVLDDNTLSVWDAHTGEQTAGLMHHDNEVVAVAWSADGHRVVASLNDGTVHLWGASSGQPLHLPFHTVKPLSHIALSPDGKRVLGSAGGEVYLLDAVTGEVLSPKLTYHDDVNVVALSNDGKHALIGTDDDFAELLDPMTGKRLHRMVHGNAIFSATFSPDSRFVLTSSGDHTAKIWDANTGAQQGRDFTQTGPISDAEFSPDATHILTISHDHTARVWDARTGSALTPLLQHNAPLIDGGFSGDASLVFTRGRDQSMRIWSAVTGEATMLPIHYNSNKNGAEFSPTDSSLLVTDGNTAEILDMPPSDPAPVWLADLAEFTASRSRFSQSATPDLSKIEKMRDDLLASQRDDPWTRFGKWYFSTPDQRTVSPWSKLSLQQYVDQLIALNTKESLIYARQITFEHPAWALKIDAAQKALSSGIPQQQTKREAVR
- a CDS encoding malectin domain-containing carbohydrate-binding protein → MSAATLNKLPGTFRDGKSHNVVYVVTQHDSVYAFDGDAQNIGPNDSAPLWHTSFLVPNSQLGTPTSVPSTDANGNDITPEFGISTTPVIDPVSGTLYVVSLLKFPGQSLNNLYRQELHALDLKTGLDKVTPFVLDANLTFQGTANTGTHDSDQDPVTAPIGQIPFSPLHEHLRAAMAFDSKNHIVYLAYASHSDEMRYYGLVLGFDSSTLKLIHSFVTTPNGSGTGGIWQGGASVALDENQNIVFVTGNGQFDQDPSTGLVDWGESALKLPAAMDGQQQFQLAITDTNSFFTPFNWALLNQGGTVNGHSINGDSDLGAGGPLLLPTQQGEHPHMMLFGGKEGTWYLIDRDILGGVSIDDPNSKQPIQLVPEPDFPQLTLTPSYFNGAVYYASGGHPMERLKLVFDAVDNVTKLETAPTLGTGGNINNKGASPFITSNGTLNGIAWAIDGNLKAYDANTLQLISTGFNGDISAPDGSGRCQTTKFNNSLAVANGHAYYTCFSGTSQGFLFVAGLKAAAAVPPAAPTALSATAVSSTAINLSWTNNAANDPSLAGFHVSRATSANGPFTVLNVSAQGTTFADSTLSPNTQYFYQVSAFNSADSSPSNTASATTFPSYTQPGLVGFWPMEDGTGNTVSDASGNGHSGSLPNGGESLFTSDGYINDGVAFHGTTIADNITVPDSSDLDFTASQSFTLATWVRLDAITGVEQPIVLKSANNGNVYGLLFNGNNQFVMRGPAGDVAGTVAATKGVWAHVAMVQDGTANTRTLYVNGQAVANGVAQDANGPGALEWGEEDLPSGSDHVQFGFQGVIDETRLYNRALSASEIADLLPVTLLDASSMPSPDTTDQLGTTLFPIKAPVSEARISKTAGSYTVVAHFAKAVTGISPTLTQKNGGAQAQGVVGTPIYDSTQTSVSIPLTGVANSQQLNLHLSGILAADQKSVVPGTADITFQVLAGDVNGDGVVDNNDVSLENASITNASVLPTNAAFDINGDGLLNSADVSLLLGQTPGGQTPPAAPANLTATVGTSSVGLSWSPSNNAISYTLFRGTSSGNEFQLMQNLTGTQFTDNNVIPGTTYFYKVEAVNGAGPSSFSNEAQAVLPGNNQTAVSAVIQIDSGSTTAVGTFVADEFVSGGNTTGNVGVPIDTSRGQNLAPMEVYQTNRFGTFTYTIPNLTSGTSYILRLHFAETFWTDPGSRLFDILVNGQTVQSNFDIVAAAGGKDVAISVDYPVTAQNGQVAITFQTVKDNALVSGLELLNTATQAPSTSLVYQVDSGSAVSAGVFFADSSFSGGNTSQTNDTITTTGVKNAAPAAVYQSNRFGTSTYTFTGLKTGSPYIIRSHFAETYWNAPGARLFNILINDQVAQSNYDIFATAGGKDIATTLDLPATAQNGQITVQYQTVKDNALVSGIEVIGDGSMMPRPNAPTSLHAAAGVGRVALTWASAASGTYSVFRGNAAGSEATTPIASGLTGTSFIDANLPNGQPFFYTVQNANATVASFASSEVSATPGSSLTGAPVYRIAAGSVTPIVPFQADAFFAGGGTATGAGNPDLSAVVNPAPEQVYQQERAGGTITYTLPNLLVGTNYKLRLHFNEFYWKQPGQRVFNVIVNGDTVLPNFDIIAAAGAPGTAIVEEFTVQPDPNGNITVTLSGAIADQPKISALELYR